In Cytophagales bacterium, the following are encoded in one genomic region:
- a CDS encoding MotA/TolQ/ExbB proton channel family protein — translation MINLFVMGGPLFMGILSLILIGVIISTVRYLTAEEKTKDKLDLIKSFGLLAVVTGVLGQLIGLFDALKFIEEAGQIAPGILAAGLRVSMIVTLYGLIIYVISLIIWITLKHRV, via the coding sequence ATGATTAATTTATTTGTAATGGGCGGCCCGCTATTCATGGGCATCCTTTCCCTGATACTGATTGGTGTCATCATTTCTACCGTTAGATACCTGACTGCTGAAGAAAAAACCAAAGACAAACTGGACCTGATCAAATCCTTCGGTCTGCTGGCCGTAGTTACAGGAGTACTAGGTCAATTGATCGGACTTTTCGATGCGCTGAAGTTCATTGAAGAAGCAGGACAGATCGCTCCAGGCATACTTGCTGCCGGCCTCAGAGTATCTATGATCGTAACTCTATACGGATTGATTATCTATGTCATTTCACTGATCATCTGGATCACACTGAAGCATCGCGTCTGA
- a CDS encoding LytTR family DNA-binding domain-containing protein has product MSVLLPVMAVGSFTFHSQIVPRYLLTGRKRQFVMYTIYLTVIVIWLEIWVIIGALVLLANYSYSGLGEYAGDVRLLVVLQVLLVFGDGFLLSWASLKRRDQEIQELREANKKQELKTIEVIVNRQTVPIPIEQILYIESFSDYVKIHVEDRQLVVREKISKLEERLPENFMRVHRSFLINRNAITAFNRSGINIGHVEIPVGRKYAQDTRRLLSSGPAQESSSA; this is encoded by the coding sequence GTGTCAGTCCTTTTACCGGTCATGGCTGTGGGCAGTTTTACCTTTCATAGCCAGATTGTTCCTCGCTATTTGTTGACCGGTCGCAAAAGACAATTTGTGATGTACACCATTTACCTGACCGTGATCGTGATCTGGCTGGAAATTTGGGTGATCATAGGAGCATTGGTGCTTTTGGCCAATTATTCTTATTCCGGATTGGGTGAATACGCAGGAGATGTCAGGTTGTTGGTCGTGCTGCAGGTCTTACTGGTTTTCGGAGATGGGTTTTTGCTATCATGGGCAAGTCTGAAGAGAAGGGATCAAGAAATTCAGGAACTGAGGGAAGCCAATAAGAAGCAAGAGCTGAAAACAATAGAGGTGATCGTCAACCGGCAGACAGTGCCTATTCCTATTGAACAGATACTATACATCGAAAGCTTTAGCGATTACGTGAAGATCCATGTGGAAGATCGGCAGTTAGTGGTAAGAGAAAAGATCAGCAAACTTGAAGAACGCTTGCCGGAAAACTTCATGCGAGTTCACCGATCATTCCTGATCAACCGCAATGCCATTACCGCTTTCAACCGATCAGGGATCAATATTGGTCATGTGGAAATTCCTGTGGGCAGAAAATATGCGCAGGATACACGACGACTGCTATCGAGTGGTCCTGCACAGGAATCTTCTAGTGCCTGA
- a CDS encoding FtsX-like permease family protein — MKKPNHIPPRISIWLIHRLCKPEIAEELEGNLFQFYAENQGKWQWLSYWHQVICYLRPSTLKGLSLKNSKPMFLFDPLLTLRNLAKHRVTTAINIFGFTLGLVCAFFLYFYLWDELTNDDFHVKKEQIYRAIRVSDLNGTPYNIGVTSGPYAAALQNDFPNAVANTMRVQPENALVSYGDKKFNEQQLVFADPQFFEFFSFPLLVGDPETVLKNANSVVISSEMANKYFGEDDPLGEILELDNEFPFQVTGVLAEPPSNSHLAFDMVLTISFYDRYSWFDDWWNNGLMTYVQIPTPAMADQIEGQLSGFMEKYFGEDFERSGTRMSLALEPLEDIYFNNSTRYDWARHGNFQTVMILMVVGIAILFIACFNYVNLSIAQSFLRVKEVGVRKVLGVSRKRLTAQFLGESLMVLMIATLFSVGIAEALNPAFNAYFGLEFELQWTSSSFWLLLTMMVVIILLVAGLYPSSHLSAISPVVAMRGGKISSGKSAIRKVLVTSQFAISIFLIVATLLISAQQHYLNNKDLGFDREAVILVNIDNREIRSNRQTFKERLLSNANIQSVSHLSGEPGGFHDTSGFLIEGINESNRMRTLFTDQDFIDLFGLNVLEGRGFDRNVDSDTARVMLINQKALDEIGLSAEAIIGRSADMPTWGITDLKVIGVIEDYHFSTLKDEIEPLAIMLNPYSRKMAIKVNATTLNNSLMFIDEIYRDLSPGFPMTYQFLDDQLETLYLDEQKQARVFTVFSMISIFLACLGIFGLAAYAARLRQKELGIRKVLGATPSQIIRLISADFVRMVCIGGLVAIPGVWYFINDWLNAFAHRIHLSDHWGQFAIGLILAILISLLTVSLKTYQAAGKNPVHSIRH, encoded by the coding sequence TTGAAAAAGCCCAATCACATACCACCCAGAATCTCCATTTGGCTTATACATCGACTCTGCAAGCCCGAAATCGCAGAAGAACTGGAAGGTAACCTCTTTCAATTCTATGCAGAAAATCAGGGTAAATGGCAATGGCTGTCGTATTGGCATCAGGTTATTTGTTATCTCCGTCCCTCTACATTAAAAGGTCTTTCACTCAAAAACTCAAAACCTATGTTTCTTTTCGATCCCCTACTCACTTTACGAAATCTGGCGAAGCACCGGGTAACCACAGCGATCAATATCTTTGGATTTACGCTGGGGCTCGTTTGTGCCTTCTTTCTCTATTTCTACCTCTGGGACGAATTAACCAACGACGATTTCCATGTCAAAAAAGAGCAGATTTATCGAGCCATTCGCGTGTCTGACCTTAATGGAACGCCTTATAACATTGGCGTTACTTCCGGTCCGTATGCGGCTGCCCTTCAAAATGATTTCCCCAATGCAGTTGCCAATACCATGCGTGTGCAACCGGAGAACGCCCTTGTTTCCTATGGAGACAAAAAGTTCAATGAACAACAACTAGTCTTCGCCGATCCCCAGTTCTTTGAATTCTTCTCCTTTCCATTGCTTGTTGGTGATCCGGAAACCGTGCTAAAAAACGCCAATTCCGTCGTGATCAGCTCCGAAATGGCAAACAAATACTTTGGAGAGGACGATCCGCTGGGAGAAATCCTTGAATTGGATAATGAATTTCCATTTCAGGTTACCGGCGTATTAGCCGAGCCCCCTTCTAATTCTCATCTGGCGTTCGATATGGTGTTAACGATCTCATTCTATGACCGCTACAGTTGGTTTGATGATTGGTGGAACAATGGCTTGATGACCTATGTACAAATTCCCACACCGGCGATGGCGGATCAGATAGAGGGACAATTGAGTGGGTTCATGGAAAAGTACTTTGGGGAGGACTTTGAACGATCCGGAACGCGCATGAGCCTTGCATTAGAGCCTTTAGAAGACATCTATTTCAATAATTCCACCCGTTACGACTGGGCAAGACACGGGAATTTTCAAACCGTCATGATCCTGATGGTGGTAGGCATCGCCATCTTGTTCATTGCCTGCTTCAATTATGTCAATTTGAGTATCGCTCAATCTTTCTTAAGAGTGAAAGAAGTCGGGGTAAGAAAAGTATTAGGCGTTTCACGAAAACGCCTGACAGCCCAATTCCTGGGAGAATCTTTGATGGTTCTGATGATCGCAACACTGTTTTCGGTTGGAATTGCAGAAGCGCTAAACCCGGCATTCAACGCTTATTTTGGTCTGGAATTTGAATTGCAATGGACCTCTTCCTCCTTTTGGCTACTGTTGACCATGATGGTTGTCATTATTCTGTTGGTAGCGGGTTTATATCCGTCTTCACATTTATCCGCTATCTCCCCAGTTGTCGCCATGCGGGGCGGGAAAATATCATCAGGTAAGTCGGCCATCCGGAAAGTGCTTGTCACTTCACAATTTGCCATCTCCATCTTCCTGATTGTGGCTACGTTACTCATCAGCGCTCAGCAGCATTATCTCAATAACAAAGACCTGGGATTTGACCGGGAGGCGGTAATCCTGGTAAACATTGATAATCGAGAGATTCGAAGCAACCGCCAGACTTTTAAAGAACGGCTCTTATCCAATGCCAACATTCAATCGGTAAGTCACTTATCTGGCGAACCAGGAGGATTTCATGACACGTCAGGATTTTTAATTGAAGGCATTAATGAAAGCAATCGCATGCGAACGCTTTTTACTGATCAGGATTTCATTGACCTGTTTGGTTTAAATGTCCTGGAAGGGCGTGGTTTTGATCGGAACGTGGATTCCGATACTGCAAGGGTCATGCTCATCAATCAAAAAGCATTGGACGAAATCGGGCTGTCAGCCGAAGCTATTATCGGTAGAAGCGCCGATATGCCTACCTGGGGCATCACTGATCTTAAAGTCATTGGTGTGATAGAAGATTATCATTTCAGCACGCTCAAAGATGAGATCGAGCCACTGGCCATTATGCTTAACCCCTATTCCAGAAAAATGGCCATCAAGGTGAATGCTACAACCCTGAACAATAGCTTAATGTTCATTGATGAAATCTACAGAGATTTATCACCAGGTTTTCCCATGACCTATCAGTTTCTGGATGATCAATTGGAGACTTTATATCTGGATGAACAGAAACAAGCACGGGTCTTTACCGTCTTTTCTATGATTTCCATCTTTTTGGCCTGTCTGGGCATCTTCGGATTAGCGGCCTATGCGGCACGATTACGACAAAAAGAATTGGGTATTCGCAAGGTACTTGGAGCTACTCCTTCCCAGATCATCCGGCTTATCTCAGCAGACTTTGTTCGTATGGTGTGCATCGGTGGTCTGGTGGCTATTCCTGGCGTCTGGTATTTCATCAACGATTGGCTAAATGCTTTTGCACACCGGATTCATTTATCTGATCATTGGGGGCAATTCGCTATCGGACTCATTTTAGCCATTCTTATTTCTTTGCTAACCGTTTCTTTGAAAACTTATCAGGCTGCCGGTAAAAACCCTGTGCATAGCATCAGGCACTAG
- a CDS encoding helix-turn-helix transcriptional regulator, giving the protein MRGTNLGEFEELLLLVVMILQEEAYVLRIRDEIHEQVNRSLSMGALHSTLTRLEQKEFLSSDMKGATKDRGGRRKRVYEITAKGQAALNEVKQLRNRLWGQVPKFYLEFYS; this is encoded by the coding sequence ATGAGAGGTACCAACCTGGGAGAATTTGAAGAACTACTGCTATTGGTCGTTATGATCTTACAAGAAGAAGCTTACGTGTTGCGGATAAGGGACGAAATCCATGAACAGGTCAATCGCTCTTTGTCGATGGGTGCCTTACACTCCACCCTCACACGACTGGAGCAAAAGGAATTCTTATCGTCCGATATGAAAGGCGCTACCAAAGATCGCGGTGGTCGTCGCAAACGTGTCTATGAGATCACTGCCAAAGGTCAGGCTGCTTTGAATGAAGTCAAGCAATTGCGCAACCGGCTTTGGGGTCAGGTTCCAAAATTTTATCTGGAATTCTATTCTTGA
- a CDS encoding OmpA family protein has product MERTIKSIYFGGGSYYVDELQLEELYQFMDSIENIFQYHITIHSHTDNIGGAAYNEWLSEQRSKSVIEKLINRAIPEELIQRKDFGQFNPVYDNNTWLGRLKNRRVDIIFWPMVM; this is encoded by the coding sequence ATGGAACGCACCATCAAAAGCATCTATTTTGGTGGAGGTAGTTACTACGTGGATGAGTTGCAATTGGAGGAGTTGTACCAATTCATGGATTCCATCGAAAACATTTTTCAATACCATATTACCATCCACAGTCACACAGATAACATCGGTGGCGCTGCTTATAATGAATGGCTTTCAGAACAAAGGAGTAAATCCGTAATTGAAAAACTGATCAATCGGGCTATTCCTGAAGAATTGATCCAAAGAAAAGACTTTGGTCAGTTCAATCCGGTTTATGACAACAATACCTGGCTCGGGAGGCTAAAAAACCGGAGGGTAGACATCATCTTCTGGCCGATGGTGATGTGA
- a CDS encoding thioredoxin family protein has protein sequence MALTPSNMLALGTEAPQFSLPDTLNDGKSLALGDLNLQKGLLVMFICNHCPYVKHINDELVKLGQDYICQGINMVAISSNNVSTHPEDSPEKMTIYGQNLGYPFPYLYDESQEVAKSFDAACTPDFYLFDANKQLVYRGQLDDSRPGNNQPVTGKDLRLAMDHLLKDEVQEAQQVPSIGCNIKWK, from the coding sequence ATGGCACTGACTCCTTCTAACATGCTGGCACTGGGCACTGAGGCACCACAATTCAGCTTACCTGATACATTAAATGATGGAAAATCACTCGCATTGGGCGATTTGAACCTCCAGAAAGGCTTGTTGGTCATGTTCATATGCAATCATTGCCCATATGTCAAACACATCAATGACGAGTTGGTAAAACTTGGACAGGACTACATCTGTCAGGGTATAAATATGGTGGCGATTAGCAGCAATAATGTTTCTACCCACCCGGAAGACAGTCCGGAAAAAATGACGATTTATGGCCAGAACCTGGGTTATCCTTTCCCTTATTTGTACGATGAGTCGCAGGAAGTAGCTAAATCTTTCGACGCAGCCTGTACTCCTGATTTCTATTTGTTTGATGCCAATAAGCAGTTAGTCTACAGGGGCCAACTGGATGATTCAAGGCCTGGAAATAACCAGCCTGTAACAGGAAAAGACCTTCGACTGGCGATGGATCATCTTCTTAAAGACGAAGTGCAGGAAGCGCAGCAGGTGCCTAGTATAGGGTGTAATATTAAGTGGAAGTGA
- a CDS encoding aminotransferase class I/II-fold pyridoxal phosphate-dependent enzyme produces MDLFEKLLQDKGPLGRHAFIDDNFYMFPKLEGQISPRMTFKGKTVLTWSLNNYLGLANHPEIRKVDAQAAEEWGLGYPMGARMMTGNSNYHEQLEKELAAFVQKPAGMLLNYGYQGIMSVIDALVDRKDVIVYDAESHACIIDGLRMHMGKRFVFPHNDIENLEKQLQRAERLANENGGGILVITEGVFGMSGNMGNLKDIVKLKEKFNFRLLVDDAHGFGTMGPTGAGAGEEQGCQDGIDLYFSTFAKSMASIGAFVAGDEDIIDYLTYNTRSQIFAKSLPMPLVIGNLKRLDMLRSKPELKENLWTIVNAIQNGFRDRGFNIGTTQSPVTPVFLNGETYEAANVIRDLRTNYNLFCSMIVYPVVPKGIIMLRIIPTAMHTLDDVQQTLQAFESMKEKLDGGVYAKAGVDGANLSVTPV; encoded by the coding sequence ATGGATCTATTTGAAAAGTTATTGCAGGACAAAGGGCCTTTGGGAAGACATGCGTTTATCGACGACAATTTTTACATGTTTCCTAAATTGGAGGGACAGATCTCTCCACGGATGACCTTCAAAGGAAAAACCGTATTGACCTGGAGTCTGAACAATTACCTGGGGCTTGCCAACCATCCGGAGATTCGGAAGGTGGATGCACAAGCGGCTGAGGAATGGGGCCTTGGCTATCCAATGGGTGCTCGGATGATGACCGGCAACTCAAATTACCATGAGCAGTTGGAAAAGGAATTGGCTGCTTTTGTTCAGAAACCAGCAGGTATGCTGTTGAACTATGGGTATCAGGGTATCATGTCTGTGATCGATGCATTAGTGGATCGAAAGGATGTGATTGTGTATGATGCTGAGTCACATGCCTGTATCATTGATGGACTGAGAATGCACATGGGTAAGCGTTTCGTTTTCCCACATAATGATATCGAAAACCTGGAGAAGCAACTTCAGCGAGCTGAAAGACTGGCCAATGAAAATGGTGGCGGTATTTTGGTGATTACCGAAGGTGTATTCGGAATGTCAGGAAACATGGGTAACCTGAAGGATATCGTGAAACTGAAGGAAAAATTCAACTTCCGATTATTAGTTGATGATGCACATGGTTTTGGTACCATGGGCCCTACAGGTGCAGGTGCAGGTGAGGAGCAAGGCTGCCAGGATGGTATTGACCTCTATTTCTCTACTTTCGCGAAATCAATGGCGAGCATCGGCGCATTCGTAGCAGGTGATGAAGATATCATTGATTACCTGACTTACAATACGCGATCTCAGATCTTTGCCAAATCATTGCCAATGCCATTGGTGATCGGGAACCTGAAGCGTTTGGATATGTTGCGTTCCAAACCTGAGTTGAAAGAAAACTTGTGGACCATTGTGAATGCGATCCAGAATGGATTCCGAGACAGAGGCTTCAATATCGGTACGACTCAATCGCCAGTGACACCAGTATTCCTGAACGGAGAGACTTACGAGGCGGCGAATGTGATTCGTGATCTTAGAACAAACTACAATTTATTCTGTTCGATGATCGTGTACCCGGTAGTGCCAAAAGGTATCATCATGTTGCGAATTATTCCAACCGCGATGCATACACTGGACGATGTGCAGCAGACACTTCAGGCATTCGAATCCATGAAGGAGAAACTGGATGGTGGAGTTTACGCCAAAGCGGGTGTTGACGGGGCAAATTTATCGGTAACTCCCGTTTAA
- a CDS encoding histone H1 yields the protein MNRFEQLKDMVMGMEDDFSKFYDKKNQAAGTRVRKGMQDMKNLAQEIRVEVQNMKNG from the coding sequence ATGAACAGATTTGAACAGTTGAAAGACATGGTAATGGGCATGGAAGATGACTTCAGCAAGTTCTATGATAAGAAGAACCAAGCTGCCGGGACTCGTGTGAGAAAAGGCATGCAAGACATGAAGAACCTTGCTCAAGAAATCCGTGTTGAAGTTCAAAACATGAAAAACGGGTAA
- the dapA gene encoding 4-hydroxy-tetrahydrodipicolinate synthase — protein MQELNGTGVALVTPLHQDRTIDLTGLEKLIDYVLDGQVEYLVVMGTTAESPVLTWEEKMTVLNHAISYTKRRVPIVLGLGGNNTTEILQKLPEVDTKELTAILSVSPYYNKPSQEGLLYHYQAIAKQSKLPIVLYNVPGRTGSNIDAATSLQLADHENIVGLKDATADMNQIATIAKAKPDDFSLLSGEDSLVLPAMSLGAEGVISVIANFLPKEFSTMVRLANSGDYTQARKIHHQLLTAMELTGSEGNPTSIKTGLNTLGLMGKTVRLPLTEGSEELSRKYRAELESLNKGE, from the coding sequence ATGCAAGAGCTAAACGGGACGGGTGTCGCATTAGTCACACCCTTGCATCAAGATAGAACAATTGACCTGACAGGCCTTGAAAAACTGATCGATTACGTGCTCGATGGTCAGGTGGAGTACCTGGTCGTCATGGGTACAACGGCCGAATCTCCTGTACTTACATGGGAAGAGAAAATGACTGTCCTGAATCATGCCATCAGCTACACCAAACGAAGGGTACCCATCGTTCTAGGGCTCGGCGGGAACAACACGACAGAAATTTTACAAAAACTTCCGGAGGTAGACACCAAAGAGCTAACGGCTATCCTCTCCGTCAGTCCCTATTACAACAAACCCTCCCAGGAAGGATTACTTTACCACTATCAGGCCATTGCGAAGCAAAGTAAGTTACCCATCGTATTATATAATGTACCAGGCCGTACCGGCTCTAATATTGATGCAGCCACTTCCTTGCAACTCGCTGATCACGAAAACATAGTAGGATTGAAGGATGCTACCGCAGACATGAATCAGATAGCCACCATTGCGAAAGCAAAGCCCGATGACTTTTCCTTGCTTTCTGGTGAAGATTCTCTGGTATTGCCTGCCATGTCTTTAGGCGCCGAAGGGGTGATCTCCGTGATTGCTAATTTTCTTCCGAAGGAGTTTTCTACCATGGTCAGGTTGGCAAACTCCGGAGACTATACACAAGCCCGAAAAATTCACCATCAGTTACTCACGGCCATGGAATTGACTGGAAGTGAAGGCAATCCTACCTCTATCAAAACGGGGCTAAACACACTTGGCCTGATGGGAAAAACAGTGCGACTTCCATTGACTGAAGGATCAGAAGAATTGAGCAGAAAGTATAGGGCTGAGCTTGAATCGCTCAACAAGGGAGAGTAA
- the ligA gene encoding NAD-dependent DNA ligase LigA — translation MPDLTVKQQIDQLTDELNYHSHIYYQENRTEISDYEFDMKLKELEALEKEHPDLKREDSPSSRVGGTITKEFETIHHKYRMLSLGNTYSKEELEDFDKRVAKGLGTDDYEYLCELKFDGLAMSFTYEQGVLKQAVTRGDGVKGDNITPNAKTIRTLPLKLNTKTPYPENFEVRGEVFMPLPVFKALNEQREAQGEAQLANPRNTASGTMKMQDSSVVAVRKLDCHLYALYGKNQGVESHEEALKSMEQWGFNVSPTYRKCKNIAEVITYIEEWEMKRLELPLETDGIVIKVNRIDQQDELGFTAKNPRWAISYKYKAENAATELLDITYQVGRTGAITPVAELSPVLLAGTTVKRASLHNANEIERLGLHEGDTVFVEKGGEIIPKVTGVNLPARKPDAPKITYITHCPECGTELVRHENEAVHYCPNDETCPPQVLGRIEHFISRNAMAIETLGPRTIKGFLQKGLIEDFSGLYSLTFEQLNGLVFEDEDKQTGEIKKRSVKEKTALNILESIEKSKEVPFKTVLFALGIRFVGKTVAEKLADHFQRIESLAEASFETIVEVHEIGERIAESVVEYFSIEKNRALVQRLQDSGLQFYQEAKQEATGTSLSGLSIVVSGIFESVSRDELKSLILENGGKVASSLSNKTDYLVAGDNMGPAKKDKAEKLGIKMLSEQEFLNLINS, via the coding sequence ATGCCTGACCTAACCGTAAAACAGCAGATCGATCAATTAACGGATGAGCTGAATTATCATTCGCATATCTACTACCAGGAGAACCGGACGGAGATCTCGGACTATGAGTTCGATATGAAACTGAAGGAACTGGAAGCGCTGGAAAAGGAACATCCGGACCTGAAACGAGAAGACTCCCCTTCTTCACGCGTCGGAGGCACTATAACCAAGGAATTTGAGACCATACATCATAAGTATCGAATGCTCTCCCTCGGCAATACATATTCGAAAGAAGAGCTGGAAGACTTTGACAAGCGAGTGGCCAAAGGGCTGGGCACAGATGACTATGAATACCTGTGTGAATTGAAGTTTGATGGACTGGCTATGAGCTTCACCTATGAACAAGGTGTGTTGAAGCAGGCTGTAACACGTGGTGATGGCGTAAAAGGCGATAACATTACTCCAAATGCAAAAACCATTCGCACGCTGCCCCTGAAGCTTAATACCAAAACGCCTTATCCGGAGAACTTTGAAGTACGTGGAGAAGTGTTCATGCCACTCCCAGTATTCAAAGCCCTCAACGAACAACGAGAAGCCCAAGGTGAAGCACAATTGGCTAACCCACGAAATACGGCTTCAGGAACCATGAAAATGCAGGATTCTTCAGTCGTGGCAGTTCGTAAACTGGACTGCCACCTTTATGCGCTTTATGGTAAAAATCAGGGCGTAGAAAGCCACGAAGAGGCCCTTAAGTCGATGGAGCAATGGGGATTCAATGTATCTCCTACCTATCGCAAATGCAAGAACATCGCTGAGGTGATCACCTACATCGAAGAGTGGGAAATGAAACGATTGGAATTACCACTTGAAACGGATGGAATTGTGATCAAAGTGAACCGAATCGATCAACAGGACGAACTTGGATTCACGGCAAAAAACCCAAGATGGGCGATCTCTTATAAGTACAAAGCGGAAAATGCTGCGACTGAATTACTGGACATCACGTATCAGGTAGGCCGAACTGGGGCCATTACTCCGGTAGCAGAACTATCACCGGTCCTACTTGCTGGCACTACTGTAAAGCGGGCCTCACTCCACAATGCCAACGAAATTGAGCGACTAGGTCTGCATGAAGGCGATACCGTCTTTGTGGAAAAAGGTGGTGAGATCATCCCAAAAGTAACTGGAGTCAATCTTCCTGCCCGAAAGCCGGACGCACCAAAAATCACCTACATCACCCATTGCCCGGAATGTGGAACGGAACTCGTCCGACATGAAAATGAGGCCGTACATTATTGTCCGAATGATGAAACATGCCCACCACAAGTTTTGGGTCGCATTGAACACTTCATCTCCAGAAATGCGATGGCCATTGAGACCCTGGGACCAAGAACAATCAAGGGGTTTCTACAAAAAGGATTAATTGAAGACTTCTCTGGTTTATACTCACTTACGTTTGAGCAATTGAATGGACTTGTCTTTGAGGATGAAGACAAGCAAACGGGGGAAATCAAGAAGCGATCGGTCAAAGAAAAAACTGCTCTCAACATCCTCGAATCCATCGAAAAGTCGAAGGAAGTCCCATTTAAGACGGTATTGTTCGCCCTGGGTATCCGATTCGTAGGAAAGACGGTAGCGGAAAAATTAGCAGACCATTTCCAACGCATTGAAAGTCTGGCTGAAGCTTCCTTTGAAACAATCGTGGAAGTCCATGAAATCGGCGAGCGAATCGCTGAAAGTGTCGTAGAATATTTTTCTATAGAAAAGAACCGCGCACTGGTTCAAAGACTACAGGACTCAGGCCTTCAGTTTTATCAGGAGGCCAAACAAGAAGCCACCGGAACTTCTCTCTCAGGACTTAGTATTGTGGTCTCAGGAATTTTCGAAAGTGTGAGCCGGGACGAATTGAAATCCTTGATCCTCGAAAATGGCGGTAAAGTAGCTTCAAGTCTGTCAAACAAGACTGACTATCTGGTGGCTGGAGATAACATGGGACCTGCGAAAAAAGACAAAGCCGAAAAGCTTGGCATCAAAATGCTCTCGGAGCAGGAATTTTTAAATCTGATCAACTCATAA
- a CDS encoding HD domain-containing protein, whose product MSLEFKKHIEDHPVLNLIRKVLAEHGLEAYVIGGYVRDLILERPSKDIDVVCVGSGIDLAQKVKAHFGEGASLAVYKNFGTAAIKTEDWEIEFVGARKESYRADSRKPIVENGTLQDDQNRRDFTINALAISLNEKDAGQLIDPFNGMQDLESKIIRTPLSPAETFSDDPLRIMRAIRFASQLNFDIEADTFQGIQEVKDRLSIVSQERITDELNKIILSPVPSYGFKLLFSTDILSGFFPEMAKLQGVKTRDGKGHKDNFYHTLQVLDNISEMTDDLWLRWAAILHDIAKPATQRFHKKAGWTFHGHEDMGAKWVPRIFKRMKLPLNQKMNYVQKLVKLHLRPIALVSEKVTDSAVRRLLYEAGDDVEDLMKLCKADVTSKNHDRVRRYLANFKKVEEKMVEVEEKDKVRNFKLPVSGEMIMDTFGIGPSRIVGDIKNQIKEAILEGEIPNQEAPAKELMVRLGQEKGLTAR is encoded by the coding sequence ATGAGTTTGGAGTTTAAAAAACATATTGAAGATCATCCGGTACTGAACCTGATCCGTAAAGTATTGGCTGAACATGGCCTGGAAGCCTACGTGATTGGAGGCTATGTGCGGGACCTCATCCTGGAGCGCCCTTCCAAAGACATTGATGTCGTATGTGTTGGGAGTGGTATCGATTTAGCGCAGAAGGTAAAAGCGCATTTTGGAGAAGGGGCTTCTCTGGCAGTCTACAAGAACTTTGGAACTGCTGCCATCAAAACGGAAGACTGGGAAATCGAATTTGTAGGGGCCAGAAAAGAATCTTATCGTGCGGACTCCAGAAAGCCCATAGTAGAAAATGGCACGTTACAGGACGATCAGAACCGAAGGGATTTCACCATCAATGCGCTGGCCATCAGTTTGAATGAAAAAGACGCAGGCCAATTGATCGATCCCTTCAATGGGATGCAAGACCTGGAGAGTAAGATCATCAGAACACCATTGAGCCCCGCAGAAACCTTTTCTGATGACCCATTGCGCATCATGCGCGCAATCCGGTTTGCATCACAGCTCAACTTTGATATCGAAGCAGATACGTTTCAGGGTATCCAGGAGGTGAAAGATCGATTGTCCATCGTTTCTCAGGAGCGAATCACGGATGAATTGAACAAAATCATATTGAGCCCGGTACCTTCCTACGGTTTCAAATTGCTATTTTCTACGGATATTTTGTCTGGTTTTTTCCCGGAAATGGCCAAGTTACAAGGTGTAAAGACCCGTGATGGGAAAGGACACAAAGACAATTTTTACCACACCTTGCAGGTATTGGACAACATCAGTGAAATGACCGATGACCTGTGGTTAAGATGGGCGGCCATTCTGCATGATATCGCCAAGCCCGCAACTCAACGATTTCACAAAAAGGCGGGTTGGACCTTCCATGGGCATGAAGATATGGGTGCCAAATGGGTGCCTCGCATCTTTAAACGAATGAAATTGCCACTCAACCAGAAGATGAACTATGTGCAAAAGCTCGTGAAATTGCACTTGAGACCTATTGCCCTGGTGAGTGAAAAAGTGACGGATTCTGCAGTTAGGCGTTTGTTATATGAAGCCGGAGATGACGTAGAAGACCTAATGAAACTGTGTAAAGCGGATGTGACTTCCAAAAATCATGATCGTGTACGAAGATACCTCGCCAATTTCAAGAAGGTGGAAGAGAAGATGGTTGAGGTAGAAGAGAAAGATAAAGTTCGGAACTTTAAGTTGCCAGTATCTGGAGAAATGATCATGGATACCTTTGGTATTGGGCCATCCAGAATAGTAGGTGACATCAAGAATCAGATCAAAGAAGCTATACTGGAAGGGGAGATCCCTAATCAGGAAGCTCCGGCAAAGGAACTGATGGTCAGGTTGGGCCAGGAAAAAGGTTTAACTGCCAGGTGA